A stretch of the Terriglobia bacterium genome encodes the following:
- a CDS encoding 1-deoxy-D-xylulose-5-phosphate reductoisomerase, protein MKRIAILGSTGSIGRSTLSIVESYPDKFQVVSMAAGSNLELAVEQARRWRPKVLSLAKEQDAETVRAKLKGAELSGIEVVHGAAGTVAVSTHPEVDFVVSAIVGVAGLEATYEAVKAGKAIGLANKECLVAAGELITAEARRQGKPLLPIDSEHNAIHQCMRGGRLNEVERVWLTASGGPFLHTPKAEFDNITVAQALNHPTWKMGRRITIDSATLMNKGFEVIEACRLFNLPPPQVRVIVHPQSTVHSMVEFVDGSLLAQISVTDMRLPILYALTYPDRVPSELRFDPLEMRKLDFCPPDFEKFPCLRLAYEAAEGGGEKTVALNAADEVAVAAFLEGNIPFNAIPDTIERVLKVTSEHHPESIKEVLAADAEARERAGSFVKQFGRGKQPSAMRG, encoded by the coding sequence ATGAAGCGGATTGCCATCCTGGGTTCGACCGGCTCCATTGGCCGCAGTACCCTCAGCATCGTCGAGAGTTACCCTGACAAGTTCCAGGTCGTCTCCATGGCCGCGGGTTCCAATCTCGAACTTGCGGTGGAGCAGGCGCGCCGGTGGCGACCGAAGGTGCTTTCGCTGGCGAAGGAGCAGGATGCGGAAACAGTTCGAGCCAAGCTCAAGGGGGCCGAACTTTCCGGAATCGAGGTGGTACACGGGGCGGCGGGCACAGTCGCGGTCTCGACCCACCCGGAGGTTGATTTCGTGGTCAGCGCGATTGTTGGGGTTGCGGGACTCGAAGCTACTTACGAAGCGGTAAAGGCGGGGAAGGCCATAGGTCTGGCTAATAAGGAATGTCTAGTCGCCGCCGGAGAACTGATCACGGCGGAAGCTCGTCGGCAAGGGAAGCCGCTGCTGCCCATCGACAGCGAGCACAACGCGATTCACCAGTGCATGCGGGGCGGCAGGCTCAACGAGGTCGAGCGAGTATGGCTGACGGCTTCGGGCGGACCATTCCTGCACACGCCCAAGGCGGAGTTCGACAACATCACGGTCGCGCAAGCGCTGAATCATCCAACGTGGAAAATGGGACGGCGGATCACGATTGATTCTGCGACCCTGATGAACAAGGGATTCGAGGTCATCGAAGCCTGCAGATTGTTTAACTTGCCTCCCCCGCAGGTTCGGGTCATCGTTCATCCTCAGTCGACGGTACACAGCATGGTGGAGTTCGTGGACGGCAGCCTGTTAGCCCAGATATCTGTGACGGACATGAGGTTACCAATCCTGTATGCCTTGACTTACCCCGACCGGGTTCCATCGGAACTCCGGTTTGATCCCCTGGAGATGCGGAAATTGGACTTTTGTCCTCCGGATTTCGAGAAATTCCCTTGTTTACGTTTAGCTTACGAGGCAGCCGAAGGCGGCGGAGAGAAGACGGTGGCGTTGAACGCCGCCGACGAGGTGGCCGTGGCGGCATTCCTCGAAGGTAACATTCCGTTCAACGCAATCCCGGATACAATTGAGCGAGTATTGAAAGTAACGTCCGAGCATCATCCGGAATCTATTAAAGAGGTACTTGCAGCGGATGCCGAGGCTCGCGAGCGGGCAGGCTCTTTCGTGAAGCAGTTCGGGCGAGGCAAGCAGCCGAGTGCGATGCGCGGTTAG
- a CDS encoding isoprenyl transferase produces MSRKEAEIFERLDPERLPKHIAIIMDGNGRWAHRRHLPRIAGHKAGAESVRSTVETAARCGIPWLTLYAFSVENWKRRPKTETTFLMQLLRSYLKNEVPTLNKNNIRLQYIGRKHELPPEVQDRMDWAQDATSKNTGTVLTLALNYGARTELADAFSSIVRQAMSNGGFEHLQIDEEMIGKHLYTANLPDPDLIIRTSGEMRLSNFLLWQSAYAEIYVTQTLWPDFRGTNLLESIAEFQKRERRYGGLVANHSQPA; encoded by the coding sequence ATGAGTCGCAAAGAAGCGGAAATTTTCGAGAGGCTCGATCCCGAGCGGCTTCCGAAACATATCGCAATCATCATGGACGGCAATGGACGGTGGGCTCACCGCCGCCACTTGCCGCGCATCGCCGGACACAAGGCCGGTGCCGAATCGGTGCGCTCCACCGTCGAGACGGCGGCGCGATGTGGGATTCCGTGGCTCACGCTTTACGCGTTCTCGGTCGAGAACTGGAAGCGGCGGCCAAAGACGGAAACGACCTTCCTGATGCAACTGCTGCGCAGCTATCTCAAGAACGAAGTCCCGACGCTGAACAAGAACAACATTCGACTGCAGTACATCGGGCGCAAGCACGAACTCCCGCCGGAAGTGCAAGACCGCATGGATTGGGCGCAGGACGCGACGTCAAAAAACACGGGCACGGTGCTGACGCTGGCGCTGAACTATGGCGCGCGCACGGAACTGGCCGATGCGTTCTCGTCAATCGTGCGGCAGGCGATGTCGAACGGCGGCTTCGAGCATCTCCAGATCGATGAAGAGATGATCGGGAAGCATCTCTACACGGCGAACCTTCCCGATCCCGATTTGATCATCCGCACCAGCGGCGAGATGCGGCTGAGCAATTTCCTCCTGTGGCAGTCAGCCTACGCCGAGATCTACGTGACACAGACGCTGTGGCCGGATTTCCGCGGTACGAACTTGCTGGAATCCATCGCGGAGTTTCAGAAGCGGGAGCGGCGCTACGGCGGGCTGGTGGCGAATCATAGTCAGCCGGCGTAA
- the hutH gene encoding histidine ammonia-lyase, which produces MPALHINGNDLSLEDLRRVVYDKLPVLLAPDARQAVETARAVVDDLVAKDQVAYAITTGVGQLSDVRISHEQVRELQVNLVRSHAVGVGDPLSESEARAMMLLRANSLAKGFSGVRPIIIDTLCEMLNRGVHPVIPSQGSVGASGDLAPLAHLALVLIGEGEAIFEGRRMSGADALKKAQVKPVVLDAKEAISLINGTQCMLAVGTLALIEAETLADTADVLGSMSLDALRGTDAAFDERIHRVRPHPGQLTVAAHMRRMLEGSQIRESHRGPEHKRVQDAYSLRCIPQVHGAVRDTLANARAVFEIEMNSAVDNPLVFAEGKQPGEKRNQDAAVRGDVISGGNFHGEPLAFALDFMAIALTALAGISERRIERLVNPSLNEGLPPFLAPTAGLNSGFMMPQVTAAALVSENKVLAHPASADSITTSGNKEDYVSMGMAGALKLKRVVANARNVLAIEALAAAQALDILAPMKPSKRAQQALSAIRGAAKMMEHDRSLAPDMARVVELITRGGIAEALR; this is translated from the coding sequence ATGCCTGCACTTCATATCAACGGAAACGACCTCTCTCTCGAAGATCTTCGGCGCGTGGTTTATGACAAACTCCCGGTATTGCTGGCGCCCGATGCGCGGCAGGCAGTAGAAACCGCGCGCGCGGTTGTTGATGACCTTGTCGCCAAGGACCAGGTCGCCTACGCAATTACAACCGGCGTCGGACAGTTGTCGGACGTTCGCATTTCACATGAGCAGGTCCGCGAGTTGCAGGTCAACCTGGTGCGCTCGCACGCGGTCGGCGTCGGAGATCCGCTGTCCGAGTCCGAAGCACGCGCCATGATGCTGCTGCGTGCGAATTCGCTCGCCAAGGGTTTCAGCGGCGTGCGGCCAATCATCATCGATACGCTTTGCGAGATGCTGAACCGCGGCGTGCATCCGGTCATCCCGTCACAGGGGTCGGTAGGGGCGTCAGGAGATCTCGCGCCTCTCGCGCATCTCGCGCTGGTGTTGATCGGCGAAGGTGAAGCGATCTTCGAAGGCAGACGGATGAGCGGCGCCGATGCGCTCAAGAAGGCGCAGGTCAAGCCGGTAGTGCTCGACGCCAAGGAAGCAATCTCGCTGATCAACGGTACGCAATGCATGCTGGCCGTGGGCACGCTGGCATTGATCGAGGCCGAGACGCTGGCGGATACGGCCGACGTGCTGGGATCGATGTCGCTGGACGCGCTGCGCGGAACAGACGCGGCGTTCGACGAGCGCATCCATCGCGTGCGACCGCACCCGGGACAACTGACGGTTGCGGCCCATATGCGGCGGATGCTCGAGGGCAGCCAGATTCGCGAATCGCATCGGGGCCCCGAGCATAAGAGGGTGCAGGACGCATACTCGTTGCGGTGCATTCCGCAGGTGCACGGCGCCGTGCGCGACACACTAGCCAATGCACGTGCGGTCTTCGAGATCGAGATGAACTCGGCGGTCGATAATCCGCTGGTATTCGCGGAAGGGAAACAGCCCGGAGAAAAGAGGAATCAAGACGCCGCCGTGCGCGGAGATGTCATTTCAGGCGGAAACTTCCACGGTGAACCGTTGGCGTTCGCACTCGATTTTATGGCGATTGCCCTGACGGCCCTGGCGGGGATTAGCGAGAGGCGGATCGAGCGACTGGTGAACCCGTCGCTCAACGAAGGTCTGCCGCCATTCCTGGCGCCAACGGCGGGATTGAACTCGGGCTTCATGATGCCGCAGGTCACGGCGGCGGCGCTGGTAAGCGAAAACAAGGTTCTGGCGCACCCGGCCTCCGCAGATTCGATTACGACCTCGGGCAACAAGGAAGACTACGTTTCGATGGGCATGGCAGGGGCGCTGAAACTCAAGCGGGTGGTCGCGAATGCGCGCAACGTGCTCGCAATCGAAGCCCTGGCGGCAGCACAAGCTTTAGACATTCTCGCCCCAATGAAGCCGAGCAAGCGCGCACAACAGGCCCTGTCGGCGATTCGCGGCGCGGCGAAGATGATGGAGCATGACCGCTCGCTGGCTCCGGATATGGCGCGGGTGGTGGAACTGATCACGCGGGGAGGAATTGCAGAGGCGCTGAGGTAA
- a CDS encoding hydroxymethylglutaryl-CoA lyase: MADSVKLIECPRDAWQGLENQIPAELKTNYLKALVSAGFRHIDAVSFVSPKAVPQMADSEKVLELLDMSDDVEIIGIVVNERGAERAIATQAVRTIGFPYSLSETFLKRNQNQTPEENYDALEAIYKKADEAGLDMVVYISMAFGNPYGDPWSIDEVMQAMENISDLGVMSISLADTVGVATPEQIAALTREAVERFEGFDTGVHLHSRRSDAAPKVLAAYDAGIRRFDSAIGGLGGCPFAGDKLVGNIPTEIVIEALESRGVGLAIRKPLDQLIKASEEIGRQY; the protein is encoded by the coding sequence ATGGCTGATTCCGTCAAATTGATTGAGTGCCCTCGCGACGCCTGGCAGGGACTCGAAAACCAGATACCGGCAGAGTTGAAGACGAACTACCTGAAAGCGCTGGTGAGCGCAGGGTTCAGGCACATCGACGCGGTGAGTTTCGTCTCGCCCAAGGCTGTGCCGCAGATGGCCGACAGCGAAAAAGTTCTGGAACTGCTCGATATGTCCGACGATGTCGAGATCATCGGGATCGTGGTGAACGAGAGGGGGGCCGAACGCGCAATTGCGACGCAAGCGGTGCGGACAATCGGGTTTCCATACTCGCTCTCCGAGACTTTTTTGAAGCGCAATCAGAACCAGACTCCGGAGGAAAATTACGACGCGCTGGAGGCCATCTACAAGAAAGCTGACGAGGCCGGCCTGGATATGGTCGTGTATATCTCGATGGCGTTCGGCAATCCGTATGGCGATCCGTGGAGCATCGACGAGGTGATGCAAGCGATGGAGAACATCTCTGACCTGGGCGTCATGTCGATATCGCTGGCGGACACCGTGGGAGTGGCCACGCCGGAGCAGATTGCGGCGCTTACGCGCGAGGCGGTGGAGCGCTTTGAGGGATTCGATACGGGCGTGCACTTGCACTCGCGGCGCAGCGACGCGGCCCCAAAAGTTCTGGCGGCATATGATGCTGGGATTCGGCGATTCGATTCGGCGATCGGCGGATTGGGCGGTTGCCCATTCGCGGGAGACAAACTCGTTGGAAATATTCCGACGGAGATTGTCATCGAGGCGCTGGAAAGCCGCGGAGTGGGATTGGCGATACGGAAACCGCTGGATCAGTTGATTAAGGCGAGCGAGGAAATCGGGAGGCAGTATTGA
- a CDS encoding VWA domain-containing protein produces MKWFRVTVIILALTSGLYCEQTDCRFSVPVTVTDAKTLEPLIGFGTDSFQIRVGKQKLAPSEVSHRTIDRVFLFVDASGSMRSGPRRWAIVVQTAYELLSNITNRVPFTTEVFAERGRSFTKRDEAYSYLRYLGENITKTRPLGGRTELYDDIASAVDSEHIGIDDAVIIITDGGDNLSKTDESTLTRELADRAIHPAFLFLTPEPNPQTLVEENARIRIPQIAEELGGFVLYLPSTQPKKPEHILPLRFYAEALAYYRVTFVTSAPRNPQLKVVPLTKPTGKFRKFEVHAPDRLPSCSFEQ; encoded by the coding sequence ATGAAATGGTTCCGAGTCACGGTGATCATCCTGGCCCTCACCTCGGGCCTTTACTGCGAGCAAACTGATTGTCGATTCTCGGTACCGGTCACTGTCACGGATGCGAAGACGTTGGAACCGCTGATCGGATTCGGTACTGATTCATTTCAAATACGAGTCGGAAAGCAGAAGTTAGCGCCTTCTGAGGTCAGCCATCGGACAATAGATCGAGTATTCCTGTTCGTTGACGCCAGCGGCAGCATGCGAAGCGGACCTCGAAGGTGGGCTATCGTGGTACAGACCGCATACGAGCTTCTCTCGAATATCACCAACAGGGTTCCGTTCACCACAGAAGTATTCGCGGAAAGAGGTCGATCCTTTACAAAGCGGGACGAAGCGTATTCTTACTTGAGATACCTCGGCGAGAACATCACGAAGACTCGGCCGCTCGGTGGACGAACTGAACTGTACGACGACATCGCTTCGGCCGTAGATTCAGAGCATATCGGCATCGATGATGCAGTCATCATCATTACCGATGGTGGCGACAATCTCTCAAAAACCGATGAATCGACATTGACGCGAGAATTGGCTGACCGTGCGATCCATCCTGCTTTCCTGTTTCTTACACCGGAACCAAACCCGCAGACTCTGGTAGAGGAGAATGCGCGCATCAGAATACCGCAAATAGCCGAAGAACTCGGGGGGTTCGTTCTATACCTGCCAAGCACACAACCGAAGAAACCGGAGCACATCCTGCCGCTTCGGTTCTACGCCGAAGCGCTGGCGTACTACCGAGTTACTTTCGTGACATCGGCTCCACGCAATCCGCAACTGAAAGTCGTGCCCCTCACCAAGCCTACGGGCAAATTTCGCAAGTTCGAGGTACACGCTCCAGATCGACTTCCGAGTTGTTCCTTCGAGCAATAA
- a CDS encoding helix-turn-helix transcriptional regulator, producing MIVQPAPQPVPAEPSSSSLPVALAIRNLRLRAGLSQRQLAQRMKVPRTYVSKIENEKACPTLSSLERLANALHVRVPDLLNPNGRTIEDDIRELMADEFTAQMIPFVSSLTPIQRASIVNEVREMTLGTRRTA from the coding sequence GTGATCGTTCAGCCTGCGCCCCAGCCAGTTCCAGCCGAGCCCTCGTCCAGCAGTCTGCCGGTTGCGCTGGCGATCCGCAATCTCCGCCTGCGCGCGGGCCTGAGCCAGCGTCAACTGGCGCAGCGTATGAAGGTACCACGCACATACGTCAGCAAGATTGAAAATGAGAAGGCGTGTCCGACTCTGAGTTCGCTGGAACGCCTGGCGAACGCACTGCACGTGCGCGTGCCCGACCTGCTGAACCCGAACGGGCGGACCATCGAGGACGATATCCGCGAGCTGATGGCCGACGAGTTCACGGCCCAGATGATTCCGTTCGTGAGCAGCCTTACGCCCATCCAGCGCGCATCAATCGTGAACGAGGTTCGCGAGATGACTTTGGGGACACGGCGTACGGCGTAA
- a CDS encoding HDIG domain-containing protein encodes MNREEGWCLLTEFTQSESLRKHALAVEACVRAYARKFGGDEETWGLVGLIHDFDYEKYPSAEDHPFRGSEILAQRGVSEEIRRAILSHADYSGVPRVSKLEKTLFACDELAGFITAVALVKPSKSLNEVDAKSVRKRMKDKAFARSVNRQDIINGAADLGVDLDEHITFCVEAMKTIAERLGLAGVQAAP; translated from the coding sequence ATGAATCGCGAAGAAGGATGGTGTTTACTAACTGAGTTCACCCAGTCGGAAAGTCTTCGGAAACATGCGCTTGCGGTCGAAGCCTGCGTCCGCGCCTACGCCCGCAAGTTCGGCGGGGACGAGGAGACTTGGGGCCTCGTCGGCCTCATCCACGACTTCGATTACGAGAAGTATCCCAGCGCCGAAGACCACCCCTTCCGCGGCAGCGAGATCCTCGCCCAGCGCGGTGTCAGCGAAGAAATCCGAAGGGCCATCCTCAGCCACGCCGACTACTCCGGCGTCCCGCGCGTCTCCAAGCTGGAAAAGACCCTCTTTGCCTGCGACGAACTCGCCGGATTCATCACCGCCGTCGCGCTGGTGAAGCCATCGAAGTCGCTCAACGAAGTCGACGCCAAGTCCGTGCGAAAACGAATGAAGGACAAAGCCTTCGCCCGCTCGGTCAACCGCCAGGACATTATCAACGGCGCCGCCGACCTCGGCGTCGATCTCGACGAACACATAACGTTCTGCGTGGAAGCGATGAAAACCATCGCGGAAAGATTGGGACTGGCAGGAGTGCAGGCCGCGCCCTAA
- a CDS encoding thioesterase family protein has product METFIRHSDIRHSSFVFQIVNRQSVMTPHAHADAFAAETQLRVRYAETDQMGVVYHSNFVIWMEVGRVELLRSLGFTYREMEKDGYHLPVAEVKCRYKAPARYDDLIRIRTRIVNLRGYVIHFFYEILRDEDGALLAEGESVHIVVGPDMQKTPLPEKYMAPFTKAMGN; this is encoded by the coding sequence ATGGAGACCTTCATTCGTCATTCCGACATTCGACATTCGTCATTTGTTTTTCAAATCGTCAATCGTCAATCCGTCATGACTCCTCACGCACATGCCGATGCCTTTGCCGCCGAAACCCAGCTTCGGGTTCGCTATGCCGAGACCGACCAGATGGGCGTGGTCTATCACTCGAACTTCGTCATCTGGATGGAGGTGGGGCGCGTTGAATTGTTGCGGTCGCTCGGATTCACCTATCGCGAGATGGAGAAGGACGGCTACCACCTGCCGGTCGCCGAGGTAAAGTGCCGGTACAAGGCTCCGGCGAGATACGACGACCTGATCCGTATTCGCACGAGAATCGTCAATCTACGTGGCTACGTAATCCATTTCTTCTACGAGATTCTGCGCGATGAAGACGGCGCGTTGCTTGCCGAAGGCGAGAGCGTTCACATCGTAGTTGGTCCGGATATGCAGAAGACGCCGCTTCCGGAGAAGTACATGGCGCCATTTACGAAGGCGATGGGGAATTAG
- a CDS encoding phosphatidate cytidylyltransferase, which produces MKRVLTAVVLIPLVLLALFLAPNWLFAVLVGAVAVLAAVEYLSLAAGYGYEPFRFLTYLLIVTFYGIILWATGSPSPNGEYVLITMVFFFTLSPFVFLCAGMSREDMRSVLPGAAVSYVALPYLGFSLACLVIMRIMLAGWLLVLITFFVIWVGDTAAYYVGRAFGKIKFAPRISPKKTWEGAIASAVASIIVGILLVEFATPISRGLTTIHLLHAPLYFEDTPMWITALVALAINIAGQIGDLLESLIKRGANVKDSGSLLPGHGGILDRIDALLFAAPIALVLFGALREYFLQVP; this is translated from the coding sequence ATGAAACGAGTCCTTACTGCGGTGGTGCTGATTCCGCTGGTGCTGCTGGCGCTGTTCCTGGCGCCGAACTGGCTATTCGCGGTGCTGGTGGGAGCGGTCGCGGTGCTCGCGGCTGTGGAGTACCTGTCGCTTGCGGCCGGCTACGGATACGAGCCGTTCCGGTTTCTTACCTACCTGCTGATCGTCACGTTCTACGGGATCATCCTCTGGGCTACGGGCAGTCCCTCGCCGAACGGCGAATATGTGCTGATCACGATGGTGTTCTTCTTCACACTTTCGCCCTTTGTGTTTCTCTGTGCTGGGATGTCGCGTGAGGACATGCGTTCGGTGCTGCCGGGGGCGGCGGTCTCCTATGTAGCGCTTCCATATCTCGGATTCAGCCTCGCCTGCCTGGTCATCATGAGGATCATGCTGGCGGGTTGGTTGCTGGTTCTGATCACCTTTTTTGTGATCTGGGTGGGAGACACCGCGGCTTATTACGTGGGACGCGCGTTTGGGAAGATCAAGTTCGCGCCGCGGATCAGTCCGAAGAAGACGTGGGAAGGCGCGATCGCGTCAGCCGTGGCGAGCATCATCGTTGGCATCCTGCTGGTGGAGTTTGCGACTCCGATAAGCCGTGGGCTGACGACGATTCACCTGCTGCACGCGCCACTGTATTTCGAAGACACCCCGATGTGGATCACGGCGCTGGTTGCGCTGGCAATCAATATCGCCGGACAGATTGGGGACCTGTTGGAGTCGCTGATTAAGCGTGGAGCGAACGTGAAGGACTCGGGTTCGCTGCTACCAGGTCACGGCGGCATTCTCGACCGAATCGATGCTCTGCTGTTCGCGGCGCCCATCGCGCTGGTGCTCTTCGGCGCGCTGCGTGAGTACTTTCTACAGGTGCCTTAG
- a CDS encoding enoyl-CoA hydratase-related protein: MPSHQRAIEPLRFDRTTARLHDGTIHMSYETLLLQFDGRLATITFNRAEKRNAISYQLIDELLRALTEVEKSAAQVLILTGAGKAFCAGMDLDELKALTGLTPEQNLKDSQTMALLFRSIYEFPKPTIAAVNGAAIAGGCGIATLCDFTIASAEAKFGYTEVKIGFLPAIVSTFLVKQVGEKVARDLLLTGRIVDAGEAQRMGLVTRVVSPDKVLDSARELAAQLLENSPESLLATKQLLSGYTFDELNTRIRAAVDANARIRQTADFKEGISSFLEKRKPKWSEK, from the coding sequence GTGCCGTCGCATCAACGTGCCATCGAGCCATTGCGGTTCGATCGCACAACGGCACGATTGCACGATGGCACCATTCACATGAGCTACGAAACGCTACTACTTCAGTTCGATGGCCGGCTTGCGACGATTACTTTCAATCGCGCGGAGAAGCGCAATGCGATCAGTTATCAACTGATCGATGAGTTGCTGAGGGCGTTGACCGAGGTGGAGAAGTCGGCGGCGCAGGTTTTGATTCTGACTGGTGCGGGCAAGGCGTTCTGCGCGGGAATGGACCTGGACGAGTTGAAAGCGCTGACCGGTCTCACGCCGGAGCAGAACCTGAAAGACTCCCAGACAATGGCGCTGCTCTTCCGCTCAATCTACGAGTTCCCGAAGCCCACCATCGCGGCAGTGAACGGAGCGGCCATTGCCGGCGGTTGCGGAATCGCCACGCTGTGCGATTTCACCATCGCATCGGCGGAGGCGAAGTTCGGGTATACAGAAGTGAAGATCGGGTTCCTGCCGGCGATTGTCTCGACATTCCTAGTCAAGCAGGTGGGCGAGAAGGTCGCACGGGATCTGCTGCTGACCGGGCGGATCGTGGATGCGGGAGAAGCGCAGCGAATGGGACTGGTGACGCGGGTGGTCTCGCCGGACAAGGTGCTGGATAGTGCGCGCGAATTGGCCGCGCAACTGCTGGAGAACTCTCCGGAATCGCTGCTGGCCACCAAGCAACTTCTCTCGGGATACACCTTCGACGAATTGAACACGCGCATTCGTGCCGCCGTCGATGCCAACGCGAGAATTCGCCAGACGGCGGACTTCAAGGAAGGGATATCGTCGTTCCTGGAGAAGCGCAAGCCGAAGTGGAGCGAAAAATAA